One Citrus sinensis cultivar Valencia sweet orange chromosome 5, DVS_A1.0, whole genome shotgun sequence genomic window, AAGTTGACAAAATCATGCTTACTGATGCACCACTTCTATTCCCCCCTGGGCAGGTATTGTCGGTCATTCAGGTGCCTTGTTACAGCAGATGCTTTAATTACTCTGATTAACTTTTGAACTTTAAAGatctttcaaatttctttgaaGCAGACAGTAAAAACTAAAAGCTGAAACGTAGAGATCTTAAAGATGCTTCTTTTCTGTTTCggtataataatttattaattgcttTTGAACATCCAATATAATTCTTCTCGTTGTGTGAACTAaagatttataagttttttttgcCTTAAATAATTTGTACATCATAGGATTTTAATCTACATCTACCATAACAGAAAGGAAGCTAAGGAACTAAAAGGTGTGCTGGTATTATTTGTCTCCCTTGTGAAAAACACTTTGGGGTTTTTGAGTGTTAGTTAATGGTCTAAAAGGTTGAGAAGGAAGGAAGGTTTTTGTATCATTTGATGAGCACCTTAGAGCAGGGAAAAACAAATGTAAGAACCAAAGTAGCTCTCATTGTAGTTGTTGATGTTTATCACACATCCCTTGTAGGTTTCCCTAATGCTAACAAATCTCGGGCTTTTGCCATTCATAGTTGTCCTCCTGCAgttcactttctttttcaagctCTTAACGGAATCCAATTTGTTGGTCTGGATTGTCATTTGAACATTTATATGTTCTTTCACATTTTTAACTTAGCTCGTCTCTTGGCTTGATGCAGTTGGCATTGGCTGCTTTACGAAATTCAAACAAGGTTCAAAGAGTTGTCAACTACGAGAGGTTTTGTACTGctttatgaattttcaatGGATTATGGTTATGAATATCTGCAATATACCCCTTTTTTGGCATATCATCTCGCAATCATATCATGTTGGGCTCAAATTCTTGACATTGACCATACGTTTATACTTCAATGCAGTTACTTGAGCAGCATTCTATCTCGTCAAAATTCTGGGCACATCATTTCAGACCTTACTGAAAATTTAGACACCATAGATTCCTGggtattaatttatcatattttatcgCTATCTCAGTAGAATTTGACttaaatttctttcatattactTTGAGATGGAAAACTAGAGGCTTGAGAAGACTCTATATGCAATATGAATATGACGTCATTTCTcctaattttcatttgtaaatcTAGTCCTTTTTCTTATTGTTGGCTATGAATACAggtaatgaaatataagttcCCCTCAGAAAAGGATATGAAGCACATCAACAGAAAACTGAAATCTTGTTGGGGCCATGGCTCACATGACGTGTATTCTCTATAATACTTGTTCCATATTGATATTACCTTTGTTCCAGTACACTGCTCTGTCCACAACAAACACAGCTCTTATCTGATTGCTTTTGCAGGAGTAAGAAACGggaaaagaaatcaaagcatAAGTCCAAGAGTTCACATGGAATGCAAAATGGGCCATAAATTGTATGTTCTTCCTTTGCCTTGtgattcttatttattttcatcaaaataaGTGCTCAGTTCGAAGCACTTTGATTTTGCACTATGAATTCTGgataataaattcttgtaGGATTATGAATTCTGGATAATAAGTTCTTGTAGTATTACAGCGGTGAACCTAATGCTCAATCTGGCACATCATGCTGGTGACCTGACAGTTGTGAAGGAGCTAAACGTTTTTCTGCTATGGATTGATTCACCGGCTCTGGATTTTTTCAACAGATAACATGGAGATAACTTGAACAAGAAGTCTCACCAGTGAGGAGCTGAAGAGtgatctttatttattatttattgtttttcccCGGAATACATGTgagaaattattcaaatttgtaGTGCTGCAATTTTATAAGTGAgaaattttggtatttttcaACCAAAAAGCATATTACATTGTTTAATTTGTGAATATGTATTTCAGTTTATGAAGTTCGCGTTGAGAAAATTTGAGACAGAGAGAAGTGATGCCATTTTGATACTATGTTAATGTCAGAGCTAATAAtatttgttccttttttttaatacactaatatattataatatattgatattttcaatcaaaaatCAGTCAGAATTCTCCTGAGTAATCCTATTACAGTATACTTCGAATATCAATCCTCACTTAAAGGTAGAGAAAGATCTACCCTTACTATTAATGTTGGAGGAAGATCGATTTTACCCTAATGTGGGGGGACAACTAACCTCCATTATATATTTGTTccttttcatttctctttttgcaggttttccaattttcttcattttgatactattaattaatgtagagcattttttattctcttctAAGTTAATTCAATTAGTCAATTCAGTCATGtactaaacaaaatataagacgaaattatatataatgaatTCGATCCGATCCGATTCAACGTAGTCTAATTCAGCAtacaaaatatacatatattgaattggtatttttgctttttctttttttgagtAATGATTTATAACGATGAAATATTAACTGCTAGTATATTTCGTCtcctaataaattatttgtgttaGATATTTATATCATCTTTTGTAATATAACACTtcagataaaataataactcgTTATGAATGCTAAATAGCCCCCGCACCAAATTGGCAAATTATACGCAACATACATATTGCACCGGAACGATGTCGTTTCTTTACGGCAAAATTTTGGCACAAAACCCAGAACCTCCCTGCCTCTAGTGCGAGCTTCAAGCCTTCAATGGCGTACCTTGTCTCGATAAGCTTCTCGACTCCTCTCTGCGCTCCGCCAACTTCATTCAAGGTAAATTACTAGACCTGGTGTTATTCTTTTCGATTTCTTTTGAACTATCGGCTGTTTGGTTCCCGAGAGAATAAAAGGTGTTCATCTTTGTCTGTCTGTCTTGATGTCTTCTCTTAGAAAATGTGCTGGGGAAAAGAACCCTTAGGTGCACTAGCAAAGACAGCAATCAGCGTATCAGGTTTTGCTCTTCAATTTTCTTGAATTGCTCCCTTTTTACAATTAgctgttatattatttttaaaaaaaattgaattatttctttgaattataGTTTGGTTCGTGTCCCTAATCCATGGTAATTAGAATTCTACTTTCGTGTTATGAAACACTTGCTATATAATGCTATGTGGCATGcccattttgaaaaaatgagtGTGCAAACAAATCATGCCAATTATGATTTTCATATTGAAAATATACACGGCTGAATTGCAATCAAGAAATTCAGAAGGAATCAGCTGAATCCGTTTGAATTCAGAGGTAAGGGAACTTCCATGCGAGCTTTactagtttgtttatttacttaGAGAAAGGGTTTTTGTTTGAAGTGCAATGAAAGATTGAAAGATCCAACTTTTTGGTACACCAATACTATCTTTTATTTGAAGGGCTATAATTTCTCATTTGCACACATGCATAGAAACGGAAAAAGATAAAGTGATCCAAATTCGGGTGCTATGAATAGAAAATCGTATGCggaaataattgaaatgtaGTTGTACACGTAAGCAATCCATTTTTTGTGCTTGCTTTCATAATGTTAGGAACTTTATTTGCAGGAACCAATCATCTTTTTCCCTGCAGCTCAAATAGAGGCTTATTTTCTGTGAATCTGAGCTGTCATCGTCATTTAACATCATCCTCAAAGCCATTAGATGgaattgtttcctttttggaTGTAAGTTCTTGTACTCATACAACAATTGCTGGTTATTGGGTTGGGCCGGATATTGATGATGGTTGGGGTTATGTAGAAGCTTTTGTCAATCAAATTACTTGACATTCTAAAATACTTGTGAGCAGCTTacattgtttcttttacttgccttagtacaTGGATATTGAATGTGGAATGCTTGTGTTAGATAATGTGAACCAAAGCTTGATATATTTGGACAGGAAAGTTTGGTTGCCTTAGTAGATGGATATTGAATGTGGAATGCTTGTGTTAGATAATGTGAACCAAAGCTTGATCTATTTGGACAGGAAAGTTTGGTTGGCTAGTGTGTATTTGTCTGAGGGCACTTGTggttagtttaattatttttctgacTACCCTAAGTCTTATTCGAAATAGTTGAAACAAATCATAAGTTACAATGAAAAATGATCTTGAGGCATTATCTTTTGAATAACTCAGAATATATTTACTATTAATACATACACAAATTACATGATATTGGCAATGCTTCTATTGAAGTCATAGAATCTATACGTATGCTCACTTGGTAAACATTCAGGTGTAATGATGTGAGATGAATATACTCTGTCAATGCTAATATATTCACTCTCTTTACTATTTTACCACTGATGAAACTTTACCTTTCCTATCACATTCCTTCTAACTTTGACCATGTCAATCAATCAATTGCTTTGAACGGAATATGACCACATTTAAACGATTAAATAGTTTGGTAAAAATGTTCCTTTTTATGCATCGCACATTGTTTGATcattaaaaaacttaattgtTGTGGGTGTAGTGGAATTATCTCTTgcttaaaacaaaatgaagtgTTACTGGGTCACACTCTTCATGTCATTTTTCCATAGTAGAAGGAAAGACATTGATTGCATTGTGTTCCTTATATCAAGATCCACAGACACTGTATGTATCTACGAGATACGCACAGACACACACACTGACGCACGAGCGCGTGATAGCATACTGTTTGGTGTATTTCGATATGCATCAACTTGCACTGTGGACCATTATGCTTAgatgaataattattttatggagATCAAAGCTGCTTAATTTTGGATTGTGTAGTAAGTGCACATTGCAATTTGCATCATTGTTGCACTTGCTTACAATGACTGCTGGAGGTCACATGGATAACCCATAATCCTCTGGCCTTTTGTCCTGGTGAATGGGTGCACCCATTGCAGTTCAATACCAGTTTCCGAAGCATTGGTCGGCGATTGCTGAGAATTAATGCGGTGTGACCTGATTATGAAGTTCGATACCATGATTCCATGGTCGGAGTCCATGGAAACAACATTTATTCCAAAGACATCTTACCAGGAAAAACCATCAAATAGTTATGCACTGATATATTTAGTTAGTCCCAGTTCCTTGAGGCTTTCAAAATCGtactttaaaaagaaaaccatCTCATGTTCCTGCTTTAATTGGTATGGTTTGTGCAAAACTTTTAAGGTTTTCAGCTCTTGTCTCTTGTACTGTCTCATTTTATGTATCATGTTCTCATGGGGAGACAAATTTAGTGGGAGCTTCTTCCATACCTCTTTGTATCAGTTGCAGCTCAGCATTCATGAAGAGTGAAGAACAGAAGATAGTTGAGAAGTGGTCCCCCCTTGTGCTCACAGAAACCCTAGGTTGCATCCTGATACCTTGTCTGacagatattttaattttatttattatacgaTTTCACCAATCATGTTTCGATAAGAAAGTTTAGCCAATCCATTTGCTTGTAATAAACTAAAAGCATGCTTGAACATTTTCATTGGACTTTCACGATAAATCATGTTATGTAAAGCCACAAGATGGTGGTCCCAAATTCTAGGGTTTAGGAAAGCTCTAAATTAAGCTCATAGTTTCAGCCTCTAAGATTattcttgttcattttttcACATTCTGTCTGGTTGAACAGTTGACCTGTTTGCAAATAAACCTCAAAGGTTGTGCGAAAAAACTTGGACGGAAGAATGGATGAATTATTGagatcttttttttcccattttttttcttttgttttacatGAGATGGGATTAATGAGAGCTTAATTGATTATGTAAACTGTgatctttgtttctttctttgatcTTCGCAATTCatccatcttttttttctgGCTCCTCCTGGTGATGGTTCACTTAAAATAACCTCTGGTTATAGAAACTGTAGGATTATACTAATATAATTGAATGCCTTTTAGATgaataaatttcttcattttaggCAAAAAAGAAACTTGATATGGAAAGCGGGAATACTGTTACAACTTACAAGCTAGCAGATTCAACGAACAGTGAAATTGTTGAACACAAGATCTCTACATAAACTTTGTACGGGTTGATTGCGAAAAACAATATATTCTTAACAACTGCGGTGGTTCTCATGAAGCACATATTATGTAGGAACTGTGCCAACTGTGCATGAGCTGAAGTAACTTGAAAAATCTCAGAGAATCAGTTTCCTCTTAAATTAAGACTTGAGAAGAGAATGAAAAAGTATATGTTGGACAAGAATCATAAAAGATAATTGACTGCTAGGATTTCATGGGTGAATTAACCATTCTGCATATCGAAGCTGCTTCATAAATGTTGACAGAAAGGAGATATTCCAATTCGATATCTTACAAGTCTAGCACATTAGCGAAAGAAGTGAAGTTCGTCTTGTTAAAACACTATACAAAAACTCTGATTCTCTTAAAAATCACAAACCAGCAGCTGTTTCAACTGCAgtacaaaataaacaactgCTGACATATCAGctcattattttacaaaagttAAACTCGCATCCGCGAACCGTTGagagaaaaaggtaaaagagagaagaaaatacaaagagAGTAGCCATTAAGTGCAAGGAGAGAGATACAAAGTTACCTTCGAGAACGGAAACTTTTACAAAATCTTTCAGCAATCAGCATGAACAACATGTTGTTCAAGGAGGGTTCGTCAGAGAGCTTTTGCCCTTCTTAAGAGCTCTAAGCTCTGAAGGAGCACTTGAGGTTTCATCAATTTGCTGCACAGAAGTCGTCTGTTCTCTACTTTTATGGCTTGGTGATTCTTTAGCTTTGTCTTCGTTGCTGCTAGTAGCAGTCACTTTACTTTGGTTCTTagctctctctctttcatcttccctaTATTTATGCAAGTATCTCACTATAGCCTCAGTATAGTTATCAAACCCTAGAGTACTGAGAGCCCAACAGATATCGTCTCCGTTAACCGTCTTTCGATTCTCCTTGTGACACTTGTCAGATGCCTCACCAGTTACAAAACTTATAAACTCCGTTGCACATTCTTGCATTGTTTGTTTGGCTTCTTTAGAAATCTTTGCTCTCGGTGGTAGGATTTGCTTCATTATTTTACCCACGTTGGCAATTGGCAGTAGCTTATCTTGCTCTTCAACCATGTCTATATAACTCTTTAACCCGATCTTCTGAAAGACAGACACGTTGCCTTTCAGTCTGCAGACTCgctttctatatatatatatatatatatatatagatgggTCTATGCGCGTGTGCATGTATGTATATGATGCCATGCACGCCACATGTCATGCAATACAATGTGGATATACATACACGACATGTCATGACACAATAACGTCATCACTAGACGGCGAGTTATAGTGTCAAAGGAAGTGCCATTATGACAGGTTATAACGTCAAAGGAAGTACTACATATTATGTATGTTGATTAATATTTGACCTGAAAGTTTATGCTATCAATTAGTTATCAAGCCTCCTGTCAAGACAGAAACTATAATATGATCTTGTAATTGGTAAGGCGTCTGACGATTgtcaaattattaataagtatATTCATCAAATATATTACTAACTTGACTTCCAACTAACATTTTTGCATTCGTTTAGTTATGAAAGTTTGTATCACAAACTTATAAACTTAATTGTAGGCATACTTATAAGTTtgtgatattaatttttatcaagatATGAGTGCAAAAATGTAAATTCGAAATCAagtgattaataaaaaaaaaatgaaactagCATGGCTTTAATTATAATGTCTTGGAAAATGAACATAAAACTTCCCAAAATTAGTTTATTGAAAGCCTTAAGGAATGGCCAAACTTtctatgtaattaaattaatctagCAAATGAATAGTTGCTTAAGTGAAGATATCAAGCCATTAGCTTACAATCTAGCTAATTCTAGATTTTCggaataattttgacaaaaatttaaaggttAAAGGTCTCGTGAATAATATAATGGGCTCCCACCGTGCACACCAAATCCTtctttaacaatatatatacatattccGAAAGCTTTTATGCCTAAgattaaattaagattaaaCTTGTTATAATGTTTGTACTAATTATATTGAGTGGACGATATTAATCCACGTTTTGCTTGTTTAGGATTAATTAACCTATGATTACCTAAAAAGAGGTGAGTATCAACAGTATTAGTGCTTGATTACCTCACATTTAGGCTATTTCTAGGTTTGTCGACTAATTGCTCCATTGCGGCGAAGCCTGCATTATTAATATctttatgaattaatttgaatcAGCTATTAGGTATAGTTGGTCaagtttttgtggatgataaTAGCTTTTATACCATTTGTGAGCCAGCTTGATACAAACTTGCATGCGGGTATATGTGAATCtttgttatcatttttttttttccaatcttGTTGTCGACAACAATGCCACCATTTAGACTGTTGTACTCTGTTGTGTACTACGTTCCAATATGAAAGTTTTTCCGGACTTTCCCgctatatatatgtgtgtgtattgtACATGTGTGTGCATGTGAGTGTGTGTGCAATGGAATCGTGATCAAATTCTTCTATCAAGaccattcatttttttttccttcttttcctGTTCTAGTGAACGGATCAATTGAATACATCAAAGTTTTAATGGCGGGGTTAGCAATATATGCCTTTTGGTACAATCTTTGAGCAAAATCCAGTACGGATAATTGACAGCCATTCAACCAAACTTACTTTTTATACGATACTcctctttttctattttttggaTATGTTCATATATAGCTTCTTCATTATGGTTAATGGCTTACCAAATGTACAAGGGTTCTGCCAAAAGAAAGTACTTTTTCTTAATGTCTGGCCATTTCATCTTTGTTACACCACCGTTCAATTTTTGTCTACAGAAAGCTTGATTTTAATAGTCATTCCTGTCTTTCGAGAAGGCAACAGTGCTAATAAACTTGGATTCAACCAAGGATTCTTCCACTTGGTGGGATGCTTCATTGTCCGATACCATGCCCTTTGGCCAAGGACGGAGCTAGCCTAGCTAGGGCAAACGGGGGCAGCCACCCTAACTTGTTCTGAAAAAAAATCCTccaattgtatttattttttgagccTGCCCTCCTAAACTTTGTTGATATATTACCATGAGTTGAAGTTGCTATcacttaaattatatttattcttgaaTTAATGCTCCTTGTAAACTAGATTTTTGGCTCCGTCTTCGGCAATTTAATTGGATAAGTATTGTTCTGCATACTACCACCCACTCTTGCTAGTATACTTTTCCAAAGATGTTAAaagtctttttgttttatgctacttctgattttattttttttttaataaccttAACATCAGTGGATGAATTACAGAGATGAAATGAATCAAATCATTCACAAGCAAagtgaccaaaaaaaaaaaaaaccacacacacacacacacaaagaaaTACTTTAGCAGAATGCTATTAGTTCTGATGTTGTGAACACGTGGGCTCCAATATTTCACTAAAGCACTTCTAAAGTAACTTTCTTTATTGGCCAGTCCAAAGATTTTCTTGCAATAGAAACTGggttttcatttctttataGTTATAACGTTGGCTTATCTTTTAACCTAAATGAAAAGGAGTCTTCAAAgaagtattattaattttaaaggttttattATTGACCCATATCTAGGGTTTTGCAACTTCTTTAGCAAGCTAGCTAGGGTTCCAATAGCACATATGcctaaaaaatgtattaaacgCACAAATTGATATGGGCACTGCAAACTTACAAAAGGATACTCGAAAAACCAAATTGATTTGAAGAAGTTGGGAAAATATCTGGATCCATTACTGTTAGATACTCTCTAcgtaatttgttttattgccATAAGATTCCTTTTCTTGATTCTTTTCCTTACCTAAAAAGGTGTCTTCTCTGATCTAGTTTTAGtactaattaaaaagaaaattttgatatttttcattcttttcttttctttcttttttttttttctatattgaTAGTGTTCAGGGCCGGGCCTAACAGTTTAGAAGCGTTggatgaactttttttttggatgcctttttatcttaaaaaaaaaagatatctttaatatctttaaataatatctCAAAAATTTAACTGTCTTTAATAATATCTTGAATTTCAACAATTACcaacaagataaaaaaaaagaataatacaaatttatctatttattttttttaaatgacattGAATAAGTTCACCGTATTTATTAAATCTGATTCAGTTATCAACATTTATGCTATTTAAATCAC contains:
- the LOC102621848 gene encoding nuclear transcription factor Y subunit B-4; the encoded protein is MVEEQDKLLPIANVGKIMKQILPPRAKISKEAKQTMQECATEFISFVTGEASDKCHKENRKTVNGDDICWALSTLGFDNYTEAIVRYLHKYREDERERAKNQSKVTATSSNEDKAKESPSHKSREQTTSVQQIDETSSAPSELRALKKGKSSLTNPP
- the LOC102629262 gene encoding uncharacterized protein LOC102629262, whose product is MAYLVSISFSTPLCAPPTSFKKMCWGKEPLGALAKTAISVSGTNHLFPCSSNRGLFSVNLSCHRHLTSSSKPLDGIVSFLDVSSCTHTTIAGYWVGPDIDDGWGYVEAFVNQIT